In one Acipenser ruthenus chromosome 10, fAciRut3.2 maternal haplotype, whole genome shotgun sequence genomic region, the following are encoded:
- the LOC117411973 gene encoding transcription factor BTF3 homolog 4 isoform X1 — protein sequence MNQEKLAKLQAQVRIGGKGTARRKKKVVHRTATADDKKLQSSLKKLAVNNIAGIEEVNMIKDDGSVIHFNNPKVQASLSANTFAITGHAETKQLTEMLPGILSQLGADSLTSLRKLAEQFPRQVLDNKAPKAEDIDEEDDDVPDLVENFDEASKNEAN from the exons ATGAATCAAGAAAAACTAGCCAAGCTTCAGGCCCAGGTCCGAATAGGTGGAAAG GGTACAGCACGTAGGAAGAAGAAGGTTGTACACAGAACAGCAACAGCTGACGACAAGAAACTTCAAAGTTCTCTAAAGAAACTGGCTGTGAACAACATTGCTGGGATTGAGGAG GTGAACATGATAAAGGATGATGGGTCAGTGATTCACTTTAACAACCCCAAGGTTCAGGCCTCCTTGTCCGCCAACACCTTCGCCATCACCGGCCACGCAGAGACCAAGCAGCTCACAGAGATGCTCCCGGGTATCCTCAGCCAGCTGGGTGCAGACAGTCTGACCAGCCTCCGCAAACTTGCAGAGCAGTTCCCACGGCAAG ttctgGATAACAAAGCACCAAAAGCAGAAGATATTGATGAAGAAGATGATGACGTTCCAG ATCTTGTAGAGAATTTCGATGAGGCATCGAAGAACGAAGCAAACTGA
- the LOC117411973 gene encoding transcription factor BTF3 homolog 4 isoform X2, translating to MIKDDGSVIHFNNPKVQASLSANTFAITGHAETKQLTEMLPGILSQLGADSLTSLRKLAEQFPRQVLDNKAPKAEDIDEEDDDVPDLVENFDEASKNEAN from the exons ATGATAAAGGATGATGGGTCAGTGATTCACTTTAACAACCCCAAGGTTCAGGCCTCCTTGTCCGCCAACACCTTCGCCATCACCGGCCACGCAGAGACCAAGCAGCTCACAGAGATGCTCCCGGGTATCCTCAGCCAGCTGGGTGCAGACAGTCTGACCAGCCTCCGCAAACTTGCAGAGCAGTTCCCACGGCAAG ttctgGATAACAAAGCACCAAAAGCAGAAGATATTGATGAAGAAGATGATGACGTTCCAG ATCTTGTAGAGAATTTCGATGAGGCATCGAAGAACGAAGCAAACTGA